DNA from Garra rufa chromosome 5, GarRuf1.0, whole genome shotgun sequence:
ggagctaaactctgcaggacactggctctccaggatcaagtttggtgacccttgcgTGCATTTACCTGAATGCTACTGGACTGGCTTGTTTGATCAAGCCCAATCAGAATGCTAAAAACATTAGAATCAGTGCCGATTGTCTTTTATGGCAGTGAGGTGTGGGTTCCACTTACAAATCTAAATCAAGAATTTACCAAAAATAGAAAAAACATCCAACAAATAATGCATGCAGGGTAGAATTAGGCAAATATCCATCTGAAACAATTCAGTGTTTGCTTTGAGTGAGTCCTTTCTTTTTCCTCCACTCCACTTGACAGCCTGAGTGAGTTTACGTTTTTAATATCAATCTGCTTTTAATCCTGGATCAACCGCTCTCACTACCCGCTGATCCTTTAGTAGGTCTCGGTGTCTAAACTCTCGAATATAGTGAAAGGATGCCGTCATGACAGTGATGACCTTACCTGTGTTTTGGATGTCCGGAGATTCCAGAGCAAGTGATTCAATGGATCGGATCTGATGTGCGTTTTGCCCGATGTTTATAGGATCAGATCGATATGAACTCTCAGATCTGTCGAGTCCACCGCAGATCCTCGATGCGACCGAACCCCCAAAATAATGCGAAGAATCGCTGTGTTTGTCTAGATACGCAGAGCTCTCGTGCGGTCTGTTCCGTCCATTTTGCCGGCTGTGGAGTGTGTTTATTCCGTTACTCGGTCCAAGCGGCCGAACTTTAACGGTACAGTCAAACGGCCGCGCGGTAATGTTACCGCCAGCTCTCTGTTGTGATTTCAGCTGCTGTTGGTGGTTTGAAACGATCGATCTGCTGCCGTTTTCGGTAATGAACATCGAGTTTCTAAGTCCCGCGACGAACCGCTCGAAAGTCAGACACCCGTGATGCGGTGCGACGCGCCTCAAACTCTCCAAAACTCCTGCGGGTAAATCGTGAGCTTCCGCGCCGCGCCACCGACTTTCAATCTCCGATATGTGAACGAAACCCTTCCTTCCATCGTCAAGAATGTCGAATAAAGTCCGCAAACTGTGAAGGAAAGCTTTTGGGAGCCCTTGTGTGTTAAACTCCGTGTCCTTCGGCTGCATGTTCGCTGTTTTAAAACTTGGACATACTTTCCTGACGCCACTTTGTAGAGTATTGACTAGTCCGTTACCTTTGCCAATGGGTTCTGTTTGTAGTAAGGCCATTAAGTTGTTTTATTTACAGCACACTTCAATGCCCATCGGCTgttttgttgtaatatttttatgtGAGATTTCGCTTCCGTCTCCAATCAAACTCCCCGCACACATTCTGAGCCCGATCCTCCTCTCTGTCGCTCCGCCCTGGGAACGCTCGCGTAGCCAAAGCGATCCTCACGCTCATTGGATAAAGAGTGAGTTTCTTCACCGTGATTGGCTGAAACTACAGCAACAGTAGATTTGAGTTTTTCTgcacaagtatttgaaaatcagTAAACCAGTCACAATTCCCGCATATTTTTGAAAAGCAAAGAGAAAACTTAACTAGTAACACATTTTCTTTATGCCAAATACTATCAATGTCAATATCTCTGATATCCGTTTCTCatacatttcttttttaaaactagaaatataatgcagatttttttttctcagtggtTCTAATATTGATCNNNNNNNNNNNNNNNNNNNNNNNNNNNNNNNNNNNNNNNNNNNNNNNNNNNNNNNNNNNNNNNNNNNNNNNNNNNNNNNNNNNNNNNNNNNNNNNNNNNNNNNNNNNNNNNNNNNNNNNNNNNNNNNNNNNNNNNNNNNNNNNNNNNNNNNNNNNNNNNNNNNNNNNNNNNNNNNNNNNNNNNNNNNNNNNNNNNNNNNNNNNNNNNNNNNNNNNNNNNNNNNNNNNNNNNNNNNNNNNNNNNNNNNNNNNNNNNNNNNNNNNNNNNNNNNNNNNNNNNNNNNNNNNNNNNNNNNNNNNNNNNNNNNNNNNNNNNNNNNNNNNNNNNNNNNNNNNNNNNNNNNNNNNNNNNNNNNNNNNNNNNNNNNNNNNNNNNNNNNNNNNNNNNNNNNNNNNNNNNNNNNNNNNNNNNNNNNNNNNNNNNNNNNNNNNNNNNNNNNNNNNNNNNNNNNNNNNNNNNNNNNNNNNNNNNNNNNNNNNNNNNNNNNNNNNNNNNNNNNNTTGACACTTTGAATAATTGTCTGTGTTAACATTTACAATAGTACCAGCTGTGGCATTTGAGCTTTGTTTGCACTTGTCCACAGTACTGTACAGTcaatcaaatgaatgataaaaaacaattataaaaaaatatatagcctGTTGAGTTGATGAATGTGATTCTGTTGACAGAGTGCTTCTTGTTGTCAATGGTCTTTCATTTTCGCCCCTGATGACATTTGCACATTCTGCATTAGCCATTCTGCTACATACGAGCAGAATATCAACACTGTACTTCTCAAAAAATATGAGATATGGAAATCAATGTCATAACATTGAGGAGTATATTTGAACTCACAAAAACAGGGATGATATTCTGTTGAAATATTTGTGAGATACAGACTTAATTAGAAGGATTTTCCTTTCTTCTCCATCTGGACTTCCCACTCCAGCCCAGTAGGTGGCAGAAATGCATCGAAAGCTGGTTTGCCAACCATTATAAAATGCAGCAGAAGAGGGTATAACAGTATACCTTTGTTGGGTACTGGCACACACTGGGATAACAGGGAATGTAAGAGCTGATAAATTAGCAAAAGTAGAAGAAGATAAAAATCTTGACTATTACATCCGTTTCTCATCACAACTCGTTCTGATTTCATCATTTCATCAAATCATTGACTAGTCACTAGGTGCATCAGCTTAGACAGTGCTGGGAGCAAACTTAGAAGAGAACATTGGATATGAAGTGTGCCATGCGTCAGGATCTTGTCAGGATCTCATTATACACCCTGCCTTCTTTAGTATTGGCCACATTGGAATCACAGATCAGAAAACCTCTGTCTTACAAAAAACTAATTTCATCACAGTTAACAATACAGCTTATGAAACTGGTGTATACACTCAAGAGATTCCATCATATATAGATCAAAGCAATATATGGACGCAGTGGTTTGTGTACATGGGTACTGTACATGTTTAGAAAAATACTCCATCCCCTTGTGACACTGTACTAAAGTACTATAGTACATTAGAAAGTGTATGTACACCAATACACAATTCTTCATATTTCTGAAAATGAAGGATCAGGGTAAATCTCAAGCCAAAAGACTGAGATGCAATCTAAGACCACATACCAATCATGAGTAAGCATGCAAACAGTCTTACTAATTATTGAGTCTGAGTTTTTCAGCCACAACCATTGCTAAAAGCATTGTAAAATGGACAATGTACAAAGACTTGATTAGGAGAGCAGTGTTTTTTCTTCGAAATGACAGAGCAAATGgagataaatataatttaaacactGTTGTGCACATACACACGGTAACTGTAAAAATCTAAGAGCATAATTTTAGAGCATAACATTGACACCCCTGCTCTAAAATTATGCTCTTAGATTTTTACAGTTACCATGTGTATGTGCACAACAGTGTTTGAATTATAGTCTTAGAGCAAGTTGGAggacaatctctctctctctctctctctctctttctctctttctctctcgctccCTCTTTTACCAACAAGTGAACCATACAACAAGGTGTGTTCAGTCCTTGTTATGAAATACCAGTTTGTGGACTGCAAGATGATATGTAAGAACATGACAaagagtttttttatttaaaaacccttagttcataaaaacattttcaagggggtctaaatgatcacagtcaagaaaaaaggtcttatctagcaaaatgatgggttattccctaaaaaacaattacaagacaagcatttgagattaaaaagtatataagttgtaaatgtttttagaaaatttcactagataagacctttcttcctcagctgggatcatttagaaccctttgaagctgcatttaaactgcattttggaagttcaaactcgggggcaccatagaaatctattatacggagagaaatcctgaaatgttttccttaaaaaacacaatttctttacgactgaagaaagaaagacatgaacatcttggatgacaagggtgtgagtacactatctgtaaattcttgttctaaaactactcctttaagataagACAACACTACACCTTCTGGAGAGGGGGTTTATCATATTGTGATTTACATATCGTAACCCCACTCAGGAAATGCTTTGTTCTCCGTTACTCTTATCAAAGTGTGAATGactgtaaaattccccttacaGTTTGCCAAGGAAAAAATACTTGCACACAAGATTGACTAAACCTTCCTCACACCAATTTTCAGAACTGTATATACTTAATAAGTGCTGTATGTGATGCAACAATATATGCAACATTACCTATTAaggtatatatacatataattgcATGGGTCAATGCTCAGCATTACCCATTTATATTTGGTCTTCATATTTTCAGCACAATGTGTAGGTTAATCTGGAATTGGTTTGGAAAGTGAATAATGCATAGGAAAAACTTTAAAGACATTGTTCTAAACTTGGACTTAAAACTATGCAAATCAACCTCATATCAGAGGGGCCATATCATAGCCACCTCTGACAGCATAGGCTAATGAAAACGCTGGATTTGAAAGGCACCAACTTGCAGATCCCTGCAACTCAGGGAAGGATTAAAAGGTTCTCTTCAAGACAAAAACGTTGTGGTGTGGTCTACCATGTGCTAAGTGGCATTGCTGTTAAACCAAGAGCTAAGCTGCTCTGCTGGAGAAACAAGAAAGTTCTGAAAGAATCGAGTTTGTGTAGTTTGGAAACTGCCACAGCAATATTGACCACAAGCTACCCCCATCTTCTGCAACAGCTTCAGAATATTCTCTCCAACAATCCTTTGCTTGCGAGCAAGCTGCCAGGATCTTTTCCAATGACCACAGACATGTTCCTTCAGCGATCATCCATTCACGAGTTCCAAACTGCCAGGATCTTCTGCAACGACTTCAgaacccaggtaaaaaaaaagtgcactaaaatgcactttatttaagtatacttagtacacttttcagtaatgtactaaaagtgctctattttcgcacactaattttgtacttaatgtactaaaagatagtattaagtatatgttaagataaacttaataccatctaagtgtactcaactgtgctattttgagacaccctgaaattgaactaaaatgtgcttttaacatactatatctgtattttaaaaaatatatttagttaaaactagaaatacacttgaaccctatttttaaacatttataaatatatttaagactaatttaaagtatagcaataatatattaaaagaatattcaaaatgtgaaaaaagtgtgctaaaatacaatttaagtacacttagtgcacttcccttaatgtacttaaagtgctctattttcgggcactgattttgtacttaatatactaaaagttattcttaagtactccttaagataaacttaagatcatctaagtgtactcaactgtgctattttgagacaccatgaagatgaactaaaacgtgcttttaacatactatctcagcatttccaaaagtgtattttgttaccacttataatacatttgaaacatatttcataaacctttaaatatacttattatacataaaaaataaacttactgattatttaaaatacaataataatatataacaaatgtatacaaggcgtatttataatgtattgcccacatgttttttattaataaaaaatacacttattaattatttaaaatacatgaataatatataaaaaatgtatacaaagcgtatttataatgtattggccacatatattcattaataaaaaatacatttgttgattatttaaaatacatgaataatatatgacaaatgtatacaaagcgtatttataatgtattttttattaataaaaatatgtgtgcaagacattataattacgctttgaataaatttattatatataattgatatattttaattaattaataagtgtattataatgaataaaaatgtatgggcaatacattataaatacgttgtcacgaaacgtgtaggaaagcaaaaaataacgtcttcaataaaaagtcttcaataaatcctcaggcagagtaacaatagacaggaatggcgggagaagatgtgcacacaacgaaggaacataggtgtaacgcttgtagccggacaaagaaacaaggaaatcaaacaaacttataaaggggagataattacaacaacaggtggaggagatcacactaatgagcaggaagaccaaaaaagggcatgggagaaaccaaacagacagtccaatgggggaaacactgggaaaaaccaagacaaacagtccaagggcgtgacatacactttgtatacatttatcatatattattcatgtattttaaataattaagaagtgtattttttatcattaaacatatgtgggcaatacattataaatatgctttgtatacatttattatatattattcatgtattttaaataatcaacaagtgtattttttttgtaataaaaatatgtgggaaatacattataaatacgccttgcatacatttgttatatatttatgtattttaaataatcaacaagtgtattttttattgataaaaatatctgggcaatacattataaatacgctttgtatacatttgttatatattattcatgtattttaaataatcagtaagtttattttttatgtataattagtatatttaaaggtttatgaaatatgtttcaatcctattagaagtggtaacaaaatacatttttggaaatgctgagatagtatgtaaaaagcacattttagttcatcttcatggtgtctcaaaatagcacagttgagtacacttagatgatcttaagtttatcttaacatatacttaagaataacttttagtatatagagtacaaaattagtggccgaaaatagagcactttaagtacattagggaagtgcactaagtgtacttaacttgtattttagcacacttttttcacactttgtatattcttttaatatattattgctatactttaaattagtcataaatatatttataaatgttcaaaagtagggttcaagtgtatttctagttgtaactaaatatatttttttaaatacagatatagtatgttaaaagcacattttagttcaatttcagggtgtctcaaaatagcacagttgagtacacttagatggtattaagtttatcttaacatatacttaatactattttttagtacaataagtacaaaattagtgtgcgaaaatagagtacttttagtacattactgaaaagtgtactaagtatacttaaataaagtgtattttagtgcactttttttaacctgggagaattaccacactcaaaatcagtttaagtgttagtgctaataatgcattcatattaagtgtacttaagtacaacttttgggaaaatgtacttctactacaatacattactaatagatttttaataaaataaatttaatgtaaacttaaaattaccacactcaaaatcaatttaagtgttagtgataataatgcattcacattaagtgtacttaggtacaacttttgggaaaatgtacttctactacagtacattactaatagatttttaataaaatcaatttaatgtaaacttaaaattaccacactcaaaatcaatttaagtgttagtgataataatgcattcacattaagtgtacttaagtacaacttttgggaaaatgtacttctactgcagtacattactaatagatttttaataaaatcaatttaatgtaaacttaaaattaccacactcaaaatcaatttaagtgttagtgataataatgcattcacattaagtgtacttaagtacaacttttgagaaaatgtacttctactacaatacattactaatagatttttaataaaatcaatttaatgtaaacttaaaattaccacactcaaaatcaatttaagtgttagtgataataatgcattcatattaagtgtacttaagtacaacttttgggaaaatgtacttctactacaatacattactaatagattttttatatattaacttattttaaactcaagattagtatgtaaacagtgtactaaaaatcaactaatgtttaaagcatttaaagcacacttttgaaaaacacactaataaaactcttttggatgttttttctgtagtgtactttattttagtacactaaaaaaatatttaagtattactggtatttagtatacttttgtcaagtgtactaaagtcctactgaagtataaacatacttttaattagtaaatttatagtgtataaccatcaaacttttatttaacacaaaaaaaaacaatgtactaaaaatgtatttgcgggtatttaagtgtattttaattgcatttaagtatatttttttttcacctgggaacATCAGTgttaaaactaaatattaatatattatttaagccCAAAAGCCATTACACTGGTGGTGCTACTTAAATCTAAAACCATTACATATTTTCCCAGTGTGAGGCTgtctaaatctaaaataattacaGCTGCTTCTAACATGGACAATAACCAGGCATTTCACTACTGCAGGTGTGTGAGATGAAACAATAACTCTTCTTGTtgcttttaatttttaataattaatgcaGTAATTTTACTATCATGAAATGAAAGCTTAAAGTAAAGCCCTGGTTATTTCAGGGACCTAT
Protein-coding regions in this window:
- the sapcd2 gene encoding suppressor APC domain-containing protein 2 isoform X2, whose protein sequence is MALLQTEPIGKGNGLVNTLQSGVRKVCPSFKTANMQPKDTEFNTQGLPKAFLHSLRTLFDILDDGRKGFVHISEIESRWRGAEAHDLPAGVLESLRRVAPHHGCLTFERFVAGLRNSMFITENGSRSIVSNHQQQLKSQQRAGGNITARPFDCTVKVRPLGPSNGINTLHSRQNGRNRPHESSAYLDKHSDSSHYFGGSVASRICGGLDRSESSYRSDPINIGQNAHQIRSIESLALESPDIQNTAENNGLPRSQSETMTGLTRSRRHTRSRDEQRRHTITNGVDYKMLKQMKELEQEKDSLLAGLDVLERAREWYQTQIHNITETQRQIGQSRHSTEFLAESCQSQLDVVLPKLQDVTRCLSDLLSFSGKTFPSTGSSSAPPAAPASAPPQAIHVLKEQNRLLTQVSHIYSRGDREK
- the sapcd2 gene encoding suppressor APC domain-containing protein 2 isoform X1, which produces MALLQTEPIGKGNGLVNTLQSGVRKVCPSFKTANMQPKDTEFNTQGLPKAFLHSLRTLFDILDDGRKGFVHISEIESRWRGAEAHDLPAGVLESLRRVAPHHGCLTFERFVAGLRNSMFITENGSRSIVSNHQQQLKSQQRAGGNITARPFDCTVKVRPLGPSNGINTLHSRQNGRNRPHESSAYLDKHSDSSHYFGGSVASRICGGLDRSESSYRSDPINIGQNAHQIRSIESLALESPDIQNTAENNGLPRSQSETMTGLTRSRRHTRSRDEQRRHTITNGVDYKMLKQMKELEQEKDSLLAGLDVLERAREWYQTQIHNITETQRQIGQSRHSTEFLAESCQSQLDVVLPKLQDVTRCLSDLLSFSGKTFPSTGSSSAPPAAPASAPPQAIHVLKEQNRLLTQEVTEKSERITQLEQEKSALIKQLFEARARSAHDSSALDSTFI